A genome region from Eurosta solidaginis isolate ZX-2024a chromosome 2, ASM4086904v1, whole genome shotgun sequence includes the following:
- the LOC137242807 gene encoding glycerate kinase: MSTKLQHIQNLRQIFQHSVESVRPAQLLSEANQYALRPQLNEDGRRLSIQIQGKTLDITHKHCHVVGFGKAVLGMAVQLEKSLDKRLKSGVLSIPFGTRKQFCDVPEMQLPTNSVIEVIEGAHNNQPDERALEAARRIKTLAASMTENDILFVLISGGGSALLPLPRTPLTLLEKMQLVRHLANCGASIDEMNVVRIALSDIKGGRLAVAGRNAFAIISFVISDIVSNPVDLIASGPTCALTAKRCTAKEVLEKYEMWSDLPERIRALVVQPEAQELCEPGRNNSIYVVGDNRIATAKAMQEALQYGYNACIVSTTIGKEVQQLVKQYTDFLQSICNFRKGVLDESELKQHFSYDARIFQHFLKTLRMCERTQNPLLLIFAGEPTVKVTGSGLGGRNQELALRMALTLHENADFKNFVFLSAGTDGIDGPTPAAGAIGCDLVISEFLNDSSKNLNDVLKFLKNNDSYNFYKNLGNGEYHVITGHTGTNVMDLQFLLMA; the protein is encoded by the exons ATGTCAACCAAGTTGCAGCACATACAAAATCTACGCCAAATCTTTCAACATTCGGTGGAATCTGTGCGACCGGCGCAACTACTAAGTGAAGCTAATCAGTATGCGTTACGGCCACAATTGAATGAGGATGGGCGCCGTTTGAGTATACAAATACAAGGTAAAACATTGGATATAACACACAAGCATTGTCATGTAGTCGGTTTCGGTAAGGCAGTACTTGGAATGGCGGTTCAGCTGGAGAAGTCGCTTGATAAGCGACTGAAAAGTGGTGTGCTGAGTATACCTTTCGGAACGCGTAAGCAATTTTGCGATGTACCTGAAATGCAGCTGCCAACAAATTCTGTGATTGAAGTAATTGAAGGCGCACACAACAATCAACCAGACGAGCGGGCACTCGAAGCAGCGCGGCGCATAAAAACACTCGCAGCAAGTATGACCGAAAATGATATACTCTTTGTACTAATATCTGGTGGCGGTTCAGCATTATTACCACTACCACGTACACCACTCACGCTACTAGAGAAGATGCAGCTAGTGCGCCATTTGGCAAATTGTGGTGCAAGTATTGATGAAATGAACGTGGTGCGTATTGCTTTGTCCGATATCAAGGGTGGTCGCTTAGCTGTAGCAGGACGTAATGCTTTTGCAATTATATCATTTGTAATAAGCGATATTGTAAGCAATCCTGTCGACCTTATAGCTAGCGGTCCCACATGTGCGCTAACAGCAAAACGTTGCACAGCAAAGGAggtattggaaaaatatgaaatgtGGTCGGACTTGCCTGAGCGTATACGTGCGCTAGTAGTACAACCCGAAGCGCAGGAGCTGTGTGAGCCGGGACGCAATAATTCAATATATGTGGTCGGTGATAATCGTATAGCCACAGCAAAAGCGATGCAAGAGGCGCTGCAATATGGTTATAATGCTTGTATAGTTAGCACTACTATAGGGAAAGAGGTTCAGCAGTTAGTGAAACAGTATACTGACTTCCTACAAAGTATATGTAATTTTCGCAAGGGCGTACTCGACGAAAGTGAGCTAAAACAGCATTTTTCCTATGATGCGCGCATCTTTCAACATTTCCTAAAAACTTTGCGCATGTGTGAGCGCACGCAAAATCCGCTGCTTTTGATATTTGCTGGTGAGCCTACGGTTAAG GTCACTGGCTCTGGTTTGGGTGGTCGAAATCAGGAATTGGCGCTACGCATGGCGCTTACTCTACACGAAAATGCAGATTTTAAGAATTTTGTATTCCTAAGCGCCGGCACAGATGGCATTGACGGTCCAACACCAGCTGCTGGCGCAATTGGTTGTGATTTAGTTATAAGCGAATTTTTAAATGATTCATCTAAGAATTTGAATGATGTGCTCAAGTTTTTGAAAAACAACGACTCGTATAATTTTTATAAGAATTTAGGAAATGGTGAATATCATGTAATCACTGGACATACAGGCACTAATGTAATGGATTTGCAGTTTTTATTGATGGCGTAG